Proteins from one Nodosilinea sp. PGN35 genomic window:
- a CDS encoding M48 family metallopeptidase, translating into MATLMAVTIGLATPTPSHASLFDLIFQGIRYVQLGNLSERDEVSLGTQIDRQLKAQGVRIYNRNSAINAYINEIGQRLAATSDRPNLPYTFQVVDDNGVNAFATMGGFVYIQTGLIRAAANEAELAGVMAHETGHITGRHALQQMRQQALASGVAGSLGVRQDAMVNLGVQLALQLPNSREAEYDADRRGFNNLGRAGYDTTGFISFMQKLEGGRTAEFLSTHPNPGNRVSNLQAMNNTSTFANTGVGTDAAAYRSRISGL; encoded by the coding sequence ATGGCAACCTTGATGGCGGTCACCATTGGCCTAGCCACGCCAACCCCTTCCCATGCCAGCCTGTTTGACCTAATTTTTCAGGGCATTCGCTACGTCCAGCTGGGCAATTTGTCGGAACGAGATGAAGTCAGCCTGGGCACTCAGATCGATCGCCAGCTCAAGGCCCAGGGGGTGCGGATCTACAACCGCAACTCGGCCATCAACGCCTATATCAACGAGATTGGTCAGCGCCTGGCGGCCACCAGCGATCGCCCCAACTTGCCCTACACCTTTCAGGTGGTAGACGACAACGGCGTCAACGCCTTTGCCACCATGGGCGGCTTTGTCTATATCCAAACCGGGCTAATTCGGGCGGCTGCCAACGAAGCAGAACTGGCCGGAGTAATGGCCCACGAAACCGGCCACATCACCGGTCGCCACGCCCTCCAGCAGATGCGCCAGCAGGCTCTAGCCAGCGGTGTGGCCGGGAGCCTGGGGGTGCGCCAGGACGCCATGGTCAACCTGGGGGTACAGCTGGCCCTACAGCTGCCCAACAGTCGCGAGGCTGAGTACGATGCCGATCGCCGTGGGTTCAACAACCTGGGCCGAGCCGGCTACGACACCACGGGCTTTATCAGCTTTATGCAAAAGCTGGAGGGGGGCAGAACCGCTGAATTTCTCAGCACCCACCCCAACCCCGGCAACCGGGTCAGCAATCTGCAAGCAATGAACAACACCAGCACCTTCGCCAATACCGGCGTCGGCACCGACGCCGCCGCCTACCGCAGCCGCATCAGCGGTCTATAG
- a CDS encoding DUF4330 domain-containing protein, with amino-acid sequence MTLLDAKGRLFGKVSILDVAAALIILMVLFGIFLYPGTSGSVAQVGSTTKPVEVDVMVRGLTSSDPEGLFQAIQNSETTNIIIRNQPYGQVKVKSVQKLPRSTVAPQPDGTVLALPDPRPELNYTIDMLITLEDNAQITSTGPVFGNSKVKVGTQIELDGDLYNFNTSTVGVRILENS; translated from the coding sequence ATGACTCTACTTGACGCCAAAGGCCGCCTGTTCGGCAAAGTCAGCATTCTAGATGTTGCGGCGGCACTCATTATATTGATGGTGCTGTTTGGTATTTTTTTGTATCCAGGCACCTCGGGGTCAGTGGCTCAGGTGGGGTCTACGACCAAGCCTGTAGAAGTCGATGTCATGGTGCGGGGGCTGACCTCCTCGGATCCAGAAGGCTTGTTTCAAGCGATTCAAAACTCTGAGACCACCAACATCATTATTCGCAACCAGCCCTACGGCCAGGTCAAGGTGAAGAGCGTGCAAAAGCTGCCCCGCAGCACGGTAGCGCCGCAACCCGATGGCACCGTGCTGGCGCTGCCCGACCCGCGCCCTGAACTCAACTACACCATCGACATGCTCATCACCCTGGAAGACAACGCCCAGATTACCTCCACCGGGCCGGTGTTTGGCAACAGCAAGGTCAAGGTGGGCACTCAGATCGAACTGGATGGCGATCTCTACAACTTCAATACCAGCACCGTTGGGGTCAGGATTCTAGAAAACAGTTAG
- the bioB gene encoding biotin synthase BioB, whose protein sequence is MTVTPVAPSRVNWQVLADQVLAGEVLSREQARAVLAAPDTELLDQLAAAYRVRRHHWGNRVRLHFLLNAQSGLCPEDCHYCSQSKISSAEIEKYPFMAQEKILAAAERANSLKAGTFCMVISGRSPSERVFGEVLDAVRQVKAQYPMKICACLGLLDETQTQQLAAAGVDRVNHNLNTSETNYGEICTTHTFDDRVATIAAVQSAGMTTCSGGIFGLGETHDDIIDMALALRRLGVTSVPLNFLIPIEGTPFEGRQELNPRHCLRILCLYRLLLPSQEIRIAGGREVQLRQLQPLGLYAANSIFVGDYLTTPGQAAQADYAMIRDAGFVLEGPDGEALELPGVVA, encoded by the coding sequence ATGACCGTTACCCCTGTTGCTCCCTCCCGTGTGAATTGGCAAGTGCTGGCAGACCAAGTGCTGGCCGGTGAGGTGTTGAGCCGGGAGCAGGCCCGCGCTGTGCTGGCGGCCCCCGACACCGAACTGCTCGATCAGCTGGCGGCGGCCTACCGGGTGCGGCGACACCACTGGGGTAACCGGGTGCGGCTGCACTTTTTGCTCAACGCCCAGAGCGGCCTGTGCCCCGAAGACTGCCACTACTGCTCGCAGTCCAAGATCTCTTCGGCGGAGATCGAAAAATATCCCTTCATGGCCCAGGAGAAAATTTTGGCCGCCGCCGAACGGGCCAACAGCCTCAAGGCAGGTACCTTTTGTATGGTGATTTCGGGGCGATCGCCCTCTGAGCGCGTCTTTGGTGAAGTGCTCGATGCGGTGCGCCAGGTCAAGGCCCAGTACCCCATGAAAATTTGCGCCTGCCTGGGCCTGCTCGACGAAACTCAAACCCAGCAGCTGGCGGCGGCGGGGGTAGACCGGGTGAACCACAACCTCAACACCAGCGAAACCAACTACGGCGAGATCTGCACCACCCACACCTTTGACGATCGCGTGGCGACGATCGCGGCGGTACAGTCGGCGGGTATGACCACCTGCTCAGGGGGCATCTTTGGCCTGGGTGAAACCCACGACGACATCATCGATATGGCCCTGGCTCTGCGGCGGTTGGGGGTGACCAGCGTGCCGCTGAATTTTCTCATCCCTATCGAGGGCACACCCTTTGAGGGGCGGCAGGAGTTGAACCCGCGCCATTGCCTGCGAATTTTGTGTCTGTACCGGCTGCTGCTGCCCAGCCAGGAAATTCGCATTGCCGGGGGCCGCGAGGTGCAGCTGCGGCAGCTGCAACCCCTGGGGCTCTACGCCGCCAACTCCATCTTTGTCGGCGACTACCTGACTACCCCTGGCCAGGCCGCCCAGGCCGACTACGCCATGATTCGCGACGCTGGGTTTGTGCTAGAAGGCCCCGACGGTGAGGCGCTCGAGCTGCCTGGGGTAGTCGCTTAG
- a CDS encoding TetR/AcrR family transcriptional regulator, producing MVQSPAVLNDKAVQILQGAMQEFLQNGYAGTSMDKVAATAGVSKPTVYNYFKDKEGLFRALIQYVAQARCAQVMGDGNLEGRPEVVLRRVITNAIESELHDLDYQNFVRLVAGESGRFPQLAQAFVEYLTKPAADQLTDYLKGCPELNLTDPEATARVVLGATIFFIMTQSVMHGEHIMPMEPQRLVDSLVNLVTRSQHP from the coding sequence GTGGTTCAAAGTCCGGCAGTGCTGAATGACAAAGCCGTGCAAATTTTGCAGGGAGCCATGCAAGAGTTTCTGCAAAATGGCTACGCTGGCACCAGCATGGACAAAGTAGCCGCTACGGCGGGGGTCTCTAAGCCCACGGTCTACAACTACTTTAAAGATAAAGAGGGGCTGTTTCGAGCGCTGATTCAGTACGTGGCCCAGGCGCGATGCGCCCAGGTGATGGGCGACGGCAATCTGGAGGGTCGCCCCGAGGTGGTACTGCGACGGGTGATTACCAACGCCATTGAGAGTGAGCTGCACGACCTCGACTACCAAAACTTTGTGCGCCTGGTGGCGGGTGAGTCGGGCCGGTTTCCCCAGCTGGCCCAGGCCTTTGTGGAATATCTCACCAAACCCGCCGCCGACCAGCTCACCGACTATCTCAAGGGCTGCCCCGAACTCAACCTGACCGACCCAGAGGCGACGGCACGGGTAGTGCTGGGGGCCACCATTTTTTTCATCATGACCCAGAGTGTGATGCACGGCGAGCACATCATGCCCATGGAGCCCCAACGCCTGGTGGACAGCCTGGTGAATCTGGTGACGCGATCGCAGCACCCCTGA
- a CDS encoding serine/threonine-protein kinase: MLSSSKTKTAALSTTYRLRGWVQRQIKRDWVKLSLAGLWLSFVAAHVATDSLPTQLLERRLQTLFFEIRGPVIAPNDIVILAMDNESFGQAEYYRTDPEHYSYLAPLAGSPWQRRAHAIAIERLLAAGAKAVVVDILMFSDSSYGPADDQALADVLTRYGDRVVLATSVDDAQLRQGALVRPSQPLPKLLNTPVHTGNINFPIEPNGRIHRHGRAYLHGLGLSLAEVDAASSLESDVDTTRSFAEATLEAAQVDHSPYRGDFINFYGPTRSFSHIPFWYVLDPDPWANQLNNGRYFQDKIVLIGGTAKFLQDFHQAPFSETLLHPEKMAGVEILATDIANLRDDRALRQGIPNPWLRGVLVLGGGGGFVLLLRRFNRPIARLGWTAASLGSWFWVSYGAFVGLGLLLPAGAPIVGLMVLGGTYIVADIVTEQLRKQRLRQTLEQYVTSPIVQEIISQQEDLQDLLRLREAEVIGLLLANRYRIVRLLGSGGFGETYVAEDTQRPGSPICVVKQLRIISNDPRAHRLGKRFFEGEAETLEKLGHHPQIPRLLAYFEAQNSFYLVEEMIEGRLLKDELASRRPMPQAYVLDLLLGLLPVVAFVHNQGVIHRDIKPSNIIRREADGQLVLIDFGAVKLISNKLADTGVNLTSTSTIGVGTQGYMPSEQSAGLPKFGSDLYALGITAVEALTGIPAYALRRDVNGELLWRHEAPHLDPKFGDIVTRLVLYDFTDRYQRAEEVLADLSGVEMVVRSQPQLETLTASGGSSDLGIPPYGVRIDSVATDSLDDPEAATDSTRMLPGDWFVTAGEDSTSEADPRRTETDA, translated from the coding sequence ATGCTCTCGTCGTCTAAAACTAAGACCGCTGCCCTCTCCACCACCTATCGTCTCAGGGGCTGGGTACAGCGGCAAATTAAGCGGGACTGGGTCAAACTCTCCCTGGCTGGTCTGTGGCTGAGCTTTGTGGCGGCCCACGTGGCCACCGACTCCCTGCCGACCCAACTGCTGGAGCGACGCCTGCAAACTCTCTTTTTTGAAATTCGTGGGCCGGTGATAGCCCCCAACGATATCGTCATTCTGGCCATGGACAATGAATCCTTTGGGCAGGCCGAGTACTACCGCACCGATCCCGAGCACTACAGCTATCTGGCCCCGCTCGCGGGTAGTCCGTGGCAGCGTCGGGCTCACGCGATCGCGATCGAACGGCTGCTGGCGGCGGGGGCCAAAGCGGTGGTGGTGGATATTTTGATGTTTTCTGACAGCAGCTATGGCCCTGCCGACGACCAGGCTCTGGCTGACGTGCTGACCCGCTACGGCGATCGCGTCGTGCTGGCCACCTCCGTTGACGATGCCCAGCTGCGCCAGGGCGCACTGGTGCGTCCCAGCCAGCCGTTGCCCAAGCTGCTAAATACCCCTGTGCACACCGGCAATATCAACTTTCCCATTGAGCCCAATGGTCGAATTCACCGCCACGGGCGCGCCTACCTCCATGGTCTTGGCCTCAGCCTGGCCGAAGTCGATGCTGCCAGCAGCCTTGAGAGCGATGTTGACACCACCAGATCCTTTGCGGAGGCGACCCTAGAAGCTGCTCAGGTTGACCATTCGCCCTACCGGGGCGACTTTATCAATTTCTACGGGCCGACCCGCAGCTTTAGCCATATCCCCTTTTGGTATGTGCTGGATCCTGACCCCTGGGCCAACCAGCTTAACAATGGCCGCTACTTTCAAGACAAAATTGTGCTGATTGGGGGCACCGCCAAGTTTTTGCAAGACTTTCACCAGGCTCCGTTTTCAGAGACCCTGCTGCACCCCGAGAAGATGGCCGGGGTCGAAATCTTAGCCACCGATATTGCCAACCTGCGCGACGACCGCGCCCTGCGCCAGGGCATACCCAATCCCTGGCTGCGGGGAGTGCTGGTGCTGGGCGGTGGCGGTGGGTTTGTGCTGCTGCTGCGGCGATTTAACCGCCCTATCGCCCGGTTGGGCTGGACAGCGGCCAGCTTGGGCAGCTGGTTTTGGGTGAGCTACGGAGCGTTTGTGGGCCTGGGCCTGCTGCTGCCCGCCGGGGCACCCATCGTGGGTCTAATGGTGCTGGGCGGCACCTATATCGTGGCCGACATCGTCACCGAGCAGCTGCGCAAACAGCGCCTGCGCCAAACCCTGGAGCAATACGTCACCTCTCCCATTGTGCAGGAGATCATCAGTCAGCAAGAGGACCTGCAAGACCTGCTGAGGCTGCGGGAGGCGGAGGTAATTGGCCTGCTGCTGGCCAACCGCTACCGGATTGTGCGGCTGCTGGGGTCGGGGGGGTTTGGCGAAACCTACGTGGCCGAAGATACCCAGCGCCCCGGCTCGCCCATTTGTGTTGTCAAGCAGCTGCGGATTATCAGCAACGATCCGAGGGCGCACCGCCTGGGTAAGCGCTTTTTTGAGGGTGAGGCTGAAACCCTCGAAAAGCTGGGCCACCATCCCCAAATTCCGCGACTGCTCGCCTATTTTGAGGCTCAGAACTCTTTTTACCTGGTTGAAGAGATGATTGAGGGCCGCCTGCTCAAGGATGAGCTGGCCTCTCGCCGCCCAATGCCCCAGGCCTACGTGCTCGATCTGCTGTTGGGGCTGCTGCCCGTGGTGGCCTTTGTCCACAACCAGGGGGTAATTCACCGCGACATCAAGCCGTCGAACATTATTCGCCGCGAAGCCGATGGGCAGCTGGTGCTGATCGACTTTGGTGCGGTGAAGCTCATTTCCAACAAGCTGGCGGATACGGGGGTAAATCTCACCTCTACGTCTACTATTGGGGTTGGCACCCAAGGCTACATGCCCAGTGAGCAGTCCGCCGGGTTGCCCAAGTTTGGCAGCGACCTCTACGCCCTGGGCATTACCGCCGTTGAGGCGCTGACCGGCATTCCGGCCTATGCCCTGCGCCGCGATGTCAACGGCGAACTGCTCTGGCGGCACGAGGCCCCCCACCTCGACCCTAAGTTTGGCGATATTGTCACCCGGCTGGTGCTCTACGACTTCACCGATCGCTACCAGCGGGCCGAGGAAGTGCTAGCTGACCTCAGCGGGGTTGAAATGGTGGTGCGATCGCAGCCGCAGCTCGAAACCCTGACCGCCAGTGGCGGGTCATCAGACCTTGGCATCCCCCCCTACGGCGTGCGCATCGACAGCGTCGCTACCGACAGTCTGGATGATCCCGAGGCGGCCACCGACTCCACGCGCATGCTGCCCGGCGACTGGTTTGTTACCGCTGGCGAAGACTCCACCAGCGAGGCTGATCCTCGCAGGACAGAGACCGACGCCTAG
- a CDS encoding pitrilysin family protein yields the protein MNVNSWFMGTRRTLRRGVMPLLALAGLLGVLLLSWQPSANALTPRHYDELEFPPLRDIEIPAYERYELPNGLVVYLLEDHELPLVSGSATFRTGARFEPGDKVGLANLTGEAMRLGGTTRLDADALNQELEQRAAAIETGIDTSEGSASFSALSEDTAAVFALFADVVQRPAFADDKIELLRQQYSGSIARRNDNPDGITSREFRKLVYGADSPYARTVEYATLTAIEREDIEQFYRASIRPEQTILGIVGDFDSAQMKRWIADYFGGWRGTGAALNNTLPPVEQARAGVFMVSQPQLTQSYIQLGHLGGQLDYPDHAALAVMNEVLNGFSGRLFNEVRSRQGLAYSVYAFWSPRYDHPGLFVGGGQTRSEATVPFIRSTLAEINRIRSAPITELELGQAQDAVLNSFVFNFQSPSQTLARLIRYEYYDYPQDFVFQFQDQVRAATVAQVQAAAQARLSPDQLVILVVGNPAQIQPGLEVLAPNTAVTPIDITIPRPGA from the coding sequence ATGAACGTGAACAGCTGGTTTATGGGTACCCGCCGCACCCTACGGCGGGGGGTAATGCCGCTGCTGGCCCTGGCTGGGCTATTGGGGGTGTTGCTGCTGAGTTGGCAACCCTCAGCTAATGCCCTGACCCCGCGCCACTACGACGAGCTAGAATTTCCGCCCCTGCGCGATATTGAGATTCCGGCCTACGAGCGCTACGAGCTGCCCAACGGCCTGGTGGTGTACCTGCTGGAAGACCACGAGCTGCCGCTGGTGAGCGGCAGCGCTACCTTTCGCACCGGGGCTCGGTTTGAACCTGGAGACAAGGTGGGACTGGCCAATCTCACCGGGGAGGCCATGCGTTTGGGCGGCACAACTCGCCTGGATGCCGATGCCCTCAACCAGGAGCTGGAGCAGCGGGCTGCCGCCATTGAGACCGGCATTGACACCAGTGAAGGCAGCGCCAGCTTTAGCGCCCTGAGCGAAGATACGGCGGCGGTGTTTGCGCTGTTTGCCGACGTGGTGCAGCGCCCCGCCTTTGCCGACGACAAGATTGAGCTGCTCAGGCAGCAGTACAGCGGCAGCATTGCCCGCCGCAACGACAATCCCGACGGCATTACCAGTCGCGAGTTTCGCAAGCTGGTGTACGGGGCCGACAGCCCCTACGCCCGCACCGTTGAGTACGCCACCCTGACGGCCATTGAGCGGGAGGATATTGAGCAGTTTTACCGGGCTTCGATTCGCCCTGAGCAAACTATTTTGGGCATTGTAGGCGACTTTGACAGTGCCCAAATGAAGCGGTGGATTGCTGATTATTTTGGCGGGTGGCGGGGCACCGGAGCCGCCCTCAACAACACCTTGCCACCGGTAGAGCAGGCCAGGGCCGGTGTGTTCATGGTGTCGCAGCCGCAGCTTACCCAGAGCTACATTCAGCTGGGCCACCTGGGTGGGCAGCTAGACTACCCCGACCATGCGGCCCTGGCGGTGATGAATGAGGTACTAAATGGCTTTAGCGGTCGACTGTTTAATGAAGTGCGATCGCGCCAGGGGTTGGCCTACTCGGTCTACGCCTTCTGGTCGCCGCGCTATGACCACCCAGGGCTCTTCGTCGGCGGTGGTCAAACCCGTTCTGAGGCCACAGTGCCCTTTATTCGGTCAACCCTAGCCGAGATCAACCGCATCCGCTCCGCCCCGATCACTGAGCTGGAGCTGGGACAAGCCCAGGATGCCGTGCTCAACAGCTTTGTGTTTAATTTCCAAAGCCCCAGTCAAACCCTGGCTCGGCTAATTCGCTATGAGTACTACGACTACCCCCAAGACTTTGTCTTTCAGTTTCAAGACCAGGTGCGCGCAGCGACGGTAGCCCAGGTACAGGCAGCAGCCCAGGCCCGACTCAGCCCAGATCAGCTGGTCATTTTAGTGGTCGGCAATCCGGCGCAAATTCAGCCCGGCCTTGAGGTTCTAGCCCCCAACACTGCTGTGACCCCGATTGACATCACCATCCCTCGGCCCGGTGCCTAG
- a CDS encoding pitrilysin family protein has protein sequence MNGTPPTGQGLWAGSRQRLRPLLVGLLAVVSLWLWWPVAPAAAREPLHTAQTIQPYLDRVEEAVTEFTLDNDMKFIVLERHQAPVVSFMIHANVGAVDETDGKTGVAHYLEHLAFKGTSRIGTKDFAAEQRVMAQLDEVFDQLLAAQSAADTAKTARLQEELSALQQEAASFVEQNQYGQIIQQAGGVGLNATTSADETRYFYSLPANKLELWMSLESERFLDPVFREFYEEKDVILEERRMRVDNSPIGTMIERFLEEAFVSHPYRRPVIGYQDDLFVATRDDIQTFYDTYYGPANLTAVVVGDVDPGEVQRLAEVYFGRYAPRAVPPEPTIDEPEQTAAREFTLALPSEPWYLEGYHRPSLRHPDHVIYGMIESLLVGGRTSRIYKTAVDEARIALDIGSLNGFPGDRYDNIFLIYGLTAPGHTPDEIGALFAQELERLQQAPVSPEELERVKTQARAGLLQSLASNSGMASLLAEYQAKTGDWRNVFNNLRAIEAVSAADIQRVAQTLFRPEGRTVGKLVQAPAAE, from the coding sequence ATGAATGGAACACCGCCGACGGGCCAAGGTCTATGGGCAGGATCGAGACAACGCTTGCGTCCCCTCCTGGTGGGATTGCTGGCGGTGGTCAGCCTTTGGCTATGGTGGCCGGTGGCCCCAGCCGCGGCGAGGGAACCGCTACACACGGCCCAGACCATTCAACCCTACCTCGACCGGGTTGAGGAGGCCGTCACTGAATTCACCCTCGACAACGACATGAAATTCATTGTGCTGGAGCGGCACCAGGCTCCGGTAGTGTCGTTTATGATCCACGCCAATGTGGGAGCGGTAGATGAGACCGATGGCAAAACCGGCGTGGCCCACTACCTAGAGCACCTGGCCTTTAAGGGCACCAGCCGCATTGGCACCAAAGACTTTGCTGCCGAGCAGCGGGTGATGGCCCAGCTAGACGAGGTATTTGACCAACTGTTGGCCGCTCAATCCGCAGCGGATACCGCCAAAACCGCTCGGCTTCAGGAGGAGCTGAGCGCGCTGCAACAGGAAGCCGCCAGTTTTGTAGAGCAAAACCAGTACGGCCAGATTATTCAGCAGGCAGGCGGAGTTGGCCTCAATGCCACTACCTCTGCCGATGAAACTCGCTACTTTTACAGCCTGCCCGCAAATAAGCTAGAGCTGTGGATGTCGCTGGAGTCGGAGCGGTTTCTCGACCCGGTATTTCGGGAGTTTTACGAAGAAAAAGACGTCATTCTCGAAGAACGCCGCATGCGGGTAGATAACTCTCCGATTGGCACCATGATCGAGCGGTTTTTGGAGGAGGCTTTTGTCAGTCATCCCTACCGCCGCCCGGTCATTGGCTATCAGGATGACCTGTTTGTCGCCACCCGCGACGACATTCAGACCTTTTATGACACCTACTACGGTCCCGCCAATCTGACGGCAGTGGTGGTGGGCGACGTTGACCCCGGCGAAGTGCAGCGCCTGGCGGAGGTTTACTTTGGCCGCTATGCCCCTCGGGCAGTGCCGCCTGAGCCCACCATTGACGAGCCGGAGCAGACCGCCGCCAGGGAGTTTACGCTGGCGCTGCCCTCAGAGCCCTGGTACCTGGAGGGTTACCATCGGCCCAGCCTGCGCCACCCCGACCACGTCATCTACGGCATGATCGAGAGCCTGCTGGTGGGGGGACGTACCTCTAGAATTTACAAAACCGCCGTTGACGAGGCGCGCATTGCGCTAGATATCGGCAGTTTGAATGGGTTTCCGGGCGATCGCTACGACAATATCTTCTTGATCTATGGCCTCACGGCCCCCGGCCATACCCCTGACGAAATTGGCGCGCTCTTTGCCCAGGAGCTAGAGCGGCTTCAGCAGGCCCCGGTCAGCCCTGAAGAACTAGAGCGGGTTAAAACCCAGGCGCGGGCCGGACTGCTGCAAAGTCTAGCTTCCAACAGCGGGATGGCCTCGCTGCTGGCCGAGTACCAGGCTAAAACCGGCGACTGGCGCAACGTTTTCAATAACCTCAGGGCTATTGAAGCGGTGTCGGCGGCAGACATTCAGCGCGTGGCCCAGACTCTGTTTCGGCCTGAGGGTCGCACCGTTGGCAAGCTGGTGCAGGCTCCGGCGGCGGAGTAG
- a CDS encoding MlaE family lipid ABC transporter permease subunit yields MTQAADSSNLKQWAQRALAATFLAGQVVIHLISRPVHRRNTLEQMAAVGPESLLIALITATFVGMVFTIQVTREFLSFGAGAAVGGVLALTLARELGPVLTAVIIAGRVGSAFAAEIGTMRVTEQIDALQILKTDPIDYLVIPRVIACALMLPLLNVLSFITGMTGGLLIATNQYGISVSVFLDSAKNFLSIWDLVSSLIKAFFFGILIAIIGTSWGLTTTGGAKGVGQSTTTAVVTALLAIFISNFFLSWAMFQGTGSAVMSNF; encoded by the coding sequence TTGACACAGGCAGCGGACAGCTCAAACCTGAAACAGTGGGCCCAGCGGGCTCTGGCAGCGACGTTTTTGGCGGGCCAGGTGGTAATTCACCTGATTTCTCGCCCGGTACATCGGCGCAACACCCTAGAGCAAATGGCAGCGGTAGGCCCCGAGTCACTGCTCATTGCCCTGATTACCGCGACCTTTGTGGGCATGGTGTTTACCATCCAGGTCACGCGAGAATTTCTGAGCTTTGGGGCTGGGGCGGCGGTGGGCGGTGTCCTGGCCCTCACTCTGGCGCGCGAGCTAGGCCCAGTGCTCACGGCGGTCATTATTGCCGGTCGAGTGGGGTCGGCCTTTGCCGCCGAGATTGGCACCATGCGCGTCACAGAGCAGATCGACGCGCTGCAAATTCTCAAAACTGACCCAATTGACTATCTGGTAATTCCTCGGGTGATTGCCTGTGCCCTCATGCTGCCACTGCTCAATGTACTGTCTTTCATTACCGGCATGACCGGTGGACTGCTGATTGCCACCAACCAGTACGGCATCTCCGTCTCGGTCTTTCTAGACTCTGCCAAAAACTTCCTGTCGATCTGGGATCTGGTGAGTTCGCTAATCAAGGCATTTTTCTTTGGCATTTTGATTGCCATTATCGGCACCAGCTGGGGATTGACCACGACCGGTGGTGCTAAAGGGGTGGGTCAATCGACAACCACGGCGGTGGTAACGGCACTGCTGGCTATTTTCATCAGCAACTTCTTCCTCTCGTGGGCTATGTTCCAGGGCACTGGCAGTGCCGTTATGAGCAATTTTTAG
- a CDS encoding DUF3119 family protein, producing the protein MTSTPTATDTDLSPSYRIPLAVIGIGMLLALANIWLGALVGLFGVFLLVQTLTLTLRFTDSALEVYRRDTMIRQFPYADWQHWEIFWSPVPVLFYFREVNSIHFLPILFDPSTLRACLETHCAMAQTPE; encoded by the coding sequence GTGACCTCCACCCCCACCGCCACCGATACCGATTTGTCTCCCAGCTACCGCATTCCTCTAGCTGTAATTGGCATAGGGATGCTGCTGGCGCTGGCAAACATTTGGCTGGGGGCGCTGGTGGGCCTCTTTGGGGTGTTTTTGCTGGTGCAGACCCTGACCTTAACCCTGCGCTTTACCGACAGTGCCCTAGAGGTCTACCGCCGCGACACCATGATCCGGCAATTCCCTTACGCAGACTGGCAGCACTGGGAGATTTTTTGGTCACCAGTACCGGTGCTGTTTTACTTTCGTGAGGTCAACAGCATTCACTTTTTGCCCATTTTATTTGACCCCAGCACCCTGCGCGCCTGCCTTGAAACCCACTGCGCGATGGCCCAGACCCCAGAGTGA